The following are encoded together in the Rhizoctonia solani chromosome 10, complete sequence genome:
- a CDS encoding peptidase C14 — MSRLVGFFDQTLDKIKGNPAVTASTSSNGSATIPIPSLTEALRTLHQSAGVFPPLQVAIGSLLTCVERIELGPKHRTEFDRLATRLASLSDSLAWHIAASKSTRVTEFLEKKAALVKDQVEIISSKQKRGLARRYRQAQRDQDDILNGYRRIAEILDELQTETSLKMWSIAEEQLEDSRLKSLSPVHLATYNSSLSEDVNRRACTEGTRVSILAKLNQWSVDPTQPNVFWMNGMAGTGKTTIAYTFAKSLRERGALGASFFCTRTSNECQDVRQIIPTIAYQLARHWPSFRSALLGVLEQEPEIQSQAITSQCERLIKDPLSKVMDRMTKGLVVVIDALDECSSPKGVGTILDVLFRIAPGLPVKFFVTSRPEADIRHRVEAQPGQNRLMCVLHDIEESLVQADITLYLRAELASSDVSDSNLTQLASLSGKLFIYAATAVRYIRQAGTMVDQDRLEAILSSASDSDYRHSEINQLYTTILDTAVYQSNREPREQEWMQLIIWTAVCTREPVTIDTLAALAGIKPAKATILLQSLYSVLHVSQVTNMVSTLHASFPDYIFDEARSKRFYCDETTHSQLLSKHCFDIMHDQLRFNICGLETSFIADSEVKDLKARINRSISPTLSYAAHHWGHHVAKSTHCGETQTKLEEFFSNQLLFWMEVLSLKGTLDMGIAMLSLVKPWLTAKKSPSNLIKTLDDSWIFVSTFAAGSGSQSTPHIYISALAFCHPSSWVSQQYKGRTRQLLSLAGSAVEGSPTALLATWRMQSEPVRVAFSSGGTQLAIGFSDGAVCVVHAHNGAVALGPLKGHMAGVNSVALSPDGSMLASGSDNGTILVRDAQTGNPIYDVIKRYGGVTSVCFSPDGSMLASGSDNGTILVRDAQTGNPIYDVIKGHGGVTSVCFSPDGSMLASGSDDGTILVRDAQTGNPIYDVIKGHGGVTSVCFSPDGKHIPSGSWDRRTQMWDSGDGSLIPNSIKQHPRKVTCTAFSPDGKHIACGLDSNECPIVVYDASTSKSLPFPFDANQSWVWSIAFLPNGKHLVTGHQSGDLRVWSLQDGTATHSPPKVHNERITSIGVSLLGDKLVTASYDRCVYIWDVENGYSNPCLLGTHDGYVYSAAFSPDGTRVASCSWDSTVKMWNPLHSTSSHTPKCKAPTKAVWSVAISPDGSRIAAAGEDKAIYMFNARDGTAAVEPLVAHTNGIRSMAFSPNGRYLASCGLDRAICLWDGTSGKLLSGPLRGHQDLVWSISFSPDGKRIVSASDDMTIQMWGVGDGTLTAIDLVGTHEDMVCCATFSPDGAHIVSGCEDGKICMWDSHSLSLVFDPFGSQWHKGSINSVTFSPDGQLVASGSDDDTICVFDSRSGDLVLGPLKGHERSVQSVVFSPDGSHIVSGSADGSVRVWVVKDGAPACEPLRGHQRGVSSVACSPDGRYIVSGSYDLTIRVWKAPGGGVVSDLSHSAPSASDKRQTHRAIAGGLTVSQDGWIRNHDSQLVFWAPSDVQRVFPGVGHVYTIGPEGTLHTDYSQPLLLGEEWGGCYVGAG; from the exons ATGAGTCGTCTTGTCGGGTTCTTTGACCAAACGTTGGACAAGATCAAAGGAAACCCCGCGGTCACAGCTTCTACCTCATCCAATGGCTCCGCTACCATACCCATACCTTCGCTGACCGAAGCCTTGCGCACATTGCATCAGAGCGCTGGGGTGTTTCCACCTCTTCAGGTCGCCATCGGAAGCCTGTTGACCTGCGTCGAGCGCATAGAG CTTGGACCGAAGCATCGTACGGAGTTCGATCGTCTCGCAACAAGGCTGGCTTCACTCAGCGACTCGCTGGCTTGGCACATAGCGGCATCTAAATCGACGCGTGTTACTGAATTTCTTGAGAAAAAGGCAGC GTTGGTCAAAGATCAAGTGGAGATCATCAGCAGCAAGCAGAAGCGTGGACTAGCAAGACGCTACAGGCAGGCTCAGCGAGATCAGGATGACATACTGAATGGGTACAGACGGATAGCCGAGATTCTTGATGAGCTACAG ACCGAGACAAGCCTGAAGATGTGGAGCATAGCCGAAGAGCAGCTCGAG GACTCCCGCCTCAAATCATTATCGCCCGTCCACCTCGCCACCTATAACTCGTCTCTGTCCGAAGACGTCAACCGCCGAGCATGCACTGAGGGTACCCGGGTGAGCATCCTGGCCAAGCTTAACCAATGGTCAGTCGATCCGACCCAGCCAAACGTGTTCTGGATGAACGGCATGGCCGGCACGGGCAAGACCACGATCGCATATACCTTTGCCAAGTCTCTACGAGAACGTGGGGCGCTTGGTGCGAGCTTCTTCTGCACGCGTACATCGAATGAATGCCAAGACGTCCGACAAATCATACCCACTATCGCCTATCAGCTTGCACGACACTGGCCCTCGTTTCGATCGGCCCTGTTGGGCGTTTTGGAGCAAGAGCCTGAGATTCAGTCGCAAGCTATCACCAGTCAGTGCGAGCGACTGATCAAAGATCCGCTATCAAAGGTCATGGACAGAATGACAAAAGGGCTAGTAGTGGTGATCGATGCGCTTGATGAGTGCAGTAGTCCCAAAGGCGTAGGGACGATTCTTGATGTCTTGTTCAGGATTGCTCCCGGCCTTCCCGTCAAGTTCTTCGTCACTAGTCGGCCCGAAGCTGATATCCGCCACAGAGTagaagcccagcctggccagAATCGGCTGATGTGCGTACTGCATGACATAGAAGAGTCGCTTGTGCAAGCCGACATCACACTGTACCTTCGTGCCGAGCTTGCCAGCAGCGACGTCTCGGATTCCAATTTGACCCAACTTGCGAGTCTATCAGGTAAACTGTTCATATATGCGGCCACAGCAGTTCGGTACATTCGACAGGCGGGAACCATGGTCGACCAGGATCGCCTCGAGGCCATTCTTAGCTCGGCCTCCGACTCGGACTATCGACACTCGGAGATCAACCAACTATATACGACGATTCTCGATACGGCAGTGTACCAATCGAACCGAGAGCCACGAGAGCAGGAGTGGATGCAACTGATAATCTGGACGGCCGTCTGCACGCGCGAGCCCGTCACCATCGATACACTCGCGGCCCTTGCCGGGATCAAACCAGCAAAGGCGACCATACTGCTCCAGTCGCTATACTCGGTGCTGCACGTATCACAGGTCACCAACATGGTCTCAACGCTGCATGCATCCTTCCCCGACTACATCTTTGACGAAGCGCGGTCCAAAAGGTTCTACTGCGACGAAACGACGCATAGCCAGCTGCTGTCCAAGCACTGCTTCGACATCATGCACGACCAGCTGCGGTTCAACATCTGCGGTCTAGAGACATCGTTCATAGCCGATAGCGAGGTGAAGGACCTGAAGGCTCGAATCAATAGGTCGATCTCGCCAACGCTGTCGTACGCCGCGCACCACTGGGGACATCATGTAGCGAAAAGCACGCACTGCGGGGAGACGCAGACGAAGCTAGAAGAATTTTTCTCAAATCAgctgctgttctggatggaggtgctgAGTCTAAAAGGGACCCTGGATATGGGCATAGCTATGCTGTCACTGGTTAAGCCATGGCTGACG GCCAAAAAATCGCCATCAAACCTTATCAAGACACTCGACGACTCATGGATCTTTGTGTCCACGTTTGCTGCGGGATCGGGCTCGCAGTCGacaccgcatatatacatctcaGCACTTGCATTTTGCCATCCGTCCAGTTGGGTCTCGCAGCAATACAAAGGTCGTACCCGGCAATTGCTATCACTGGCAGGCTCGGCAGTAGAGGGGAGTCCAACGGCGCTTCTTGCAACGTGGAGGATGCAGTCGGAACCCGTCCGCGTAGCATTCTCATCTGGTGGGACTCAATTGGCAATTGGATTTAGTGATGGCGCGGTTTGCGTGGTTCATGCTCACAATGGAGCAGTTGCACTTGGACCCCTCAAGGGGCACATGGCGGGGGTGAACTCTGTAGCACTCTCACCCGACGGATCGATGCTTGCCTCTGGCTCCGACAACGGCACCATCCTTGTCCGGGACGCGCAGACGGGCAATCCAatatatgacgtcatcaagCGATATGGAGGGGTGACGTCAGTGTgcttctcacccgacggaTCGATGCTTGCCTCTGGCTCCGACAACGGCACCATCCTTGTCCGGGACGCGCAGACGGGCAATCCAatatatgacgtcatcaaggGACATGGAGGGGTGACGTCAGTGTgcttctcacccgacggaTCGATGCTTGCCTCTGGCTCCGACGACGGCACCATCCTTGTCCGGGACGCGCAGACGGGCAATCCAatatatgacgtcatcaaggGACATGGAGGGGTGACGTCAGTGTGCTTCTCACCGGATGGCAAGCATATTCCCTCAGGGTCCTGGGACCGGAGAACGCAGATGTGGGACAGCGGCGACGGCAGTCTCATACCCAACTCCATCAAACAACATCCTCGCAAAGTCACCTGCACagcattctctcctgatggcaagCATATTGCATGTGGCTTGGATAGCAATGAGTGTCCCATTGTTGTTTACGACGCATCCACCAGCAAGTCACTCCCCTTTCCATTCGATGCTAATCAATCCTGGGTGTGGTCAATTGCCTTTTTGCCCAACGGAAAGCACCTTGTCACTGGCCATCAATCCGGTGATCTGCGCGTCTGGAGTCTACAGGACGGCACCGCCACACACTCCCCACCCAAAGTACACAACGAGAGAATCACATCCATTGGGGTTTCGCTACTCGGAGACAAACTCGTCACTGCGTCTTATGATAggtgcgtgtatatatgggatgtagagaacggctactccaacccttgcctaCTTGGCACACACGACGGTTATGTTTACTCCGCggcgttctcacccgacggcacacGAGTCGCATCATGCTCATGGGATAGCACCGTCAAGATGTGGAATCCACTCCACTCGACATCCTCTCACACGCCGAAATGCAAGGCGCCAACCAAGGCTGTCTGGTCGGTTGCAATCTCGCCTGATGGGTCACGCATTGCCGCAGCAGGTGAAGACAAAGCGATCTATATGTTCAACGCACGCGACGGCACTGCCGCTGTCGAGCCACTTGTGGCACACACCAATGGGATCAGGTCGATGGCATTCTCGCCCAATGGCAGGTACCTTGCATCATGTGGCCTTGACCGTGCCATCTGTCTGTGGGATGGCACGAGCGGCAAGCTGCTATCCGGTCCACTTCGAGGGCATCAAGACTTGGTTTGGTCGATTTCATTCTCACCCGATGGCAAGCGCATTGTCTCTGCCTCAGATGACATGACCATACAAATGTGGGGtgtgggagatgggactcTGACAGCTATCGACCTGGTTGGGACACACGAGGACATGGTCTGTTGTGCGACATTCTCTCCTGACGGCGCGCACATTGTTTCTGGCTGCGAAGATGGGAAGATCTGTATGTGGGACTCGCATTCGCTGTCACTCGTGTTCGATCCATTCGGGTCACAGTGGCATAAGGGCAGTATCAACTCGGTCAcgttctcgcctgatggccaACTTGTTGCTTCTGGGTCCGATGATGACACCATCTGCGTGTTCGACTCCCGCAGCGGCGATCTGGTACTAGGACCTCTCAAGGGACACGAACGATCGGTTCAGTCAGTTGTtttctcacccgacggcagTCACATCGTATCTGGCTCGGCTGATGGAAGCGTTCGGGTGTGGGTGGTGAAAGATGGAGCGCCTGCATGCGAGCCACTTCGAGGCCATCAACGTGGGGTTAGCTCAGTGGCATGCTCACCCGACGGTAGATACATCGTCTCAGGCTCATACGACTTAACGATACGGGTATGGAAGGCACCAGGAGGGGGCGTTGTATCTGACCTATCACATTCTGCTCCTTCCGCTTCGGATAAGAGGCAAACACATCGCGCGATTGCTGGCGG